Within the Mugil cephalus isolate CIBA_MC_2020 chromosome 1, CIBA_Mcephalus_1.1, whole genome shotgun sequence genome, the region TGTAACTATGACAGTTCCAGTGGAGTACAGTTTATGAATTGTACATGTTTGGGCTACATATGCATTGAAGCGGTCCATTATTGTCCACCAggcttttctctctcctttttaatTGCGCTGGTGTTGCCATTTTTATAGTGTCCTTTAATTGTTCATGTTGTCCAAGTAACTCTTGTTCAGTGGTGGTAAAGTAggacacaggacaagatgttacaatccctcgtgccatgatctgaggcaaaactcatttagaagccgagtccaactgaaaaaccgaccagcagaccagcagtcagctactaactagcctagcctagccagcagcagtaggtgaTGAGAGgagatgggacatgcaactacacttcaaccaacatctctcccttctgaCAAGATCAAaagtaacacacaagaaaacaccagtTAACAAGCCTGCACTTCAACCAAGAataatgtgaacacacacctaACAATCCACACCTGGTTTAACTAAGCTGGGACTTTTTATGTTGACTCGGCAACATGCAACCGATTAATCCAAGAATAAAGCAGGTTCAGTACATGGAGTTCAGGTGGAGAAGGCAGACCAAGCAAAAAGGGGcaagacagaggaaaaagacaaagaagacaaaataacaggaattaatgaatagaaatgaaaagacacaaacatcaggAGACATCACACCCTGGACCTTCTACAACAGTCCTATTCCCAAGGGATTGGGATGGGATATCTTCTATATGAAGATAAAACTGAAGATCGGAAAGACAAAAGACTAAACAttgacagagagacacaaaaccttttttccttcaaagagccatttttatttctggtcAATATTTGTCAGAGACTGTTCAGAAGTGATGCTCTGTGGTGAAAACATTAATGTCTCATAGTCGTCATCCAATTCCTGTTCAGCTTGGGAGGGCGGGATCATCATCATGGAGACTGAGAGTTTACTTCCTGTAGTCAGAGCAGGTGATAAAGAAAATGCAGAGagtgaaaaaaatcagaaacctgtcattgattgattgattgattgattgactgatcaGTGAATGTTACCTGTTGGTCTGTGTCGACATAAAGACACCATGAGGAGAGTGGAGATGAAGTATGGACAGaacaccaccaggtggcagaTCAGTCTGAGGACAAGGTGGAGGGAGGATGGTGGCAGGGGTGTGGCCTCAATAGTGGtgggaggtggagaagaagatgTGGGCGGAGGGGTTGTTGTAGTTTTCTCTGTCGAGAGAATCTCACCTGGTCAGATGAACATGTGCATGAAATAAGAGTTGAAATCAAAGTGAAGCTCCTCACCTGTGACAGTGAtccagctggatggagactctccatgactgatgatgtGACACTTGTAGAGGCCTTCATCAGACCTGGTAACATGGTGGATGGTCATGTGGCCTGTAGGCTCAGCCCTGATCAAGGAGCCATCTTTATAGAAAGTagctgagaggatggagggagtggtctttgttttacagagcagagtgacgtcatctccctccatcacagggaggacaggactctgcaggatcactggtccacctcaacacagagacaaactacagcatttcatccatttccacacagcttcatcaatactaactccacagtctgagcttaccagagacagtgaggtTAATGCTGTTACTGGTTGCTCCCTCTCTGGACTCACACCAGTAAACTCCACTGTCCAATGGGAAGATGTAGTTAATGTTACAGGAAGAACCAACTGGTTTTCCCCACCCAGCTCCACACTGAGTCCTCTGTCCTGTGgtggtgtttctcctcagagtccatccagcagagctgtcgttctcctcacagctcagagacacaaagtctcCTTTAAAGACCTGAGAGCTGCTGGGACTCACAGTCAGACGAGCTGGGAGGGTTCAGATGAAACAACATTgatcatttacatttctgtccTCATTAAATAACCTCTAGATTTCCACAAGTCATAAACTAACCATGTCTCCaacagtaaaaatgttttttttttacagtgtatggactcagacagacagtcagGGATTCATCTTTTCCAGCTTAGAGAgcaggaagcagagagaagcagaggctgcagctgcattagcgTTGCAAGAAAATACATCCAGAGTCGACCGTCCACAAACTGAAGCCCAAACAGAGACTGATGGTTCCTTGGATCAAATTTCTCTCAGATgtgaaaagaaactaaatcatTTCAGCTTCTATGAACTTCAgcctgagtttgtgtgtgtttttctcacagTTCATGAAAGCTTTACTCCTCACTGAGTGAATAACGGTAGTTTAGGATGAAAAAGTAACAACCACTGTCTAGATTGGAGACACACAGCAACTCAGACAACACATTGTTGAACATCATGACAGTTTAACAACGACTGTGTGAACAGGAAGCTCAGCTTTCTATGTCTTTATAGCTCAGAGGAAGTTCTGGCTTCAACTGGCTCCAACTAGCATCAACACAGACTGAATATCCACATAAAAAGTGGTGAAGTGTCCCTTTAAGGCAGCTGGTCACTGGACTCACTCTCACACAGTAAAGACACAGAGTTTTGATGGCGTTTCTTGGACAGACTCAGTGAGTATCAGACTGTAACAGAGGAAGTTGACTAACCTTGGTTTGTtgtgcagcacagcagagagcCCAGAACTAAAGAGAAACCACACTTTGAGTTTTAATGACTGTTGTGCTGTGGGAAGCAGCAGTGATCATCTCTCAGCGTTtagacaccaacacacatccagcagatcAGACTCACCCAGCAGCCTCTGGACAGATGTTCCCTCCATTCTGCATCTGACTGAAATGAGACCAGCAGCAGTTTCATAGAAACTAAAACagtcttctttcctttttttattagctACATGTCAGCAAGTTTCATTGCAGGAACAAATCTTGTGGTCTTCCACAGAGCAGTGTGACTCTGTCACATTgtctgatgttgatgttgatgttgatgaatccactcaacaaccaaatactctgctctctgtccaaaaagaacatttgggacaatttttagttagtttagttagtttCCTGTAGTCAGAACAAGTGATAAAGAAAATGTAGACAGTCAATTAATTTAGAAacctggtcatgtgacctgtagaCTCAGTCCTGATCAAGAAGCCATCTTTATAGAAAGTagctgagaggatggagggagtggtctttgttttaattcaaagtcaaaaatcttttattgtcactagtacaagtaccagcgaaattagccatcaacccgcccatacatatataaaacatacatacactttgacaaaatgggggttgacaggacaggaagacagagatcgaaaagagagatgcagagtgacttgaggagaggggaggagaaaagacaac harbors:
- the LOC125022957 gene encoding Fc receptor-like protein 5, giving the protein MEGTSVQRLLVLGSLLCCTTNQARLTVSPSSSQVFKGDFVSLSCEENDSSAGWTLRRNTTTGQRTQCGAGWGKPVGSSCNINYIFPLDSGVYWCESREGATSNSINLTVSGGPVILQSPVLPVMEGDDVTLLCKTKTTPSILSATFYKDGSLIRAEPTGHMTIHHVTRSDEGLYKCHIISHGESPSSWITVTEKTTTTPPPTSSSPPPTTIEATPLPPSSLHLVLRLICHLVVFCPYFISTLLMVSLCRHRPTGSELPISMVMTPPSQAEQGLDDDCDNINDFTTEHHFCYKPQFLVSLSIFTGMLDFLGFFFGVDSHLHC